From Aspergillus fumigatus Af293 chromosome 5, whole genome shotgun sequence, a single genomic window includes:
- a CDS encoding phosphatidylinositol 3-kinase VPS34, whose translation MEAFTFAVSTQVDFPIHVKIGSLEGKQKQIPLSVLYKRPDLRHIGSIQNPTSDLFVTVQLWSDSKQLGVPMQTSYKSFKSVRAWNEWLQMPISIKDAPLRCQLAITIWDLSPFGGQGADGHYIPFGGTTVPLFDEDGKLKTGRQKCKVYRHKAADGFSSTTTPSTPPPKRRKNNASDALGPSVDEMELERVEVLIKKHEMGELPRIDWMDQMVFRQLEKLKLNAEEAARKRTIRLKAAKNKAPETPGADGVNSDEEEIDDENFVLYIEFPRFDHPIVWTDHQYPPPPVSSYSQNASANPNATLKPVPEVRFGPGIEGADGDGVIRIYDPEVGQTGNPCEDKHRRLIRSHRTGIMDRDLKPNPKIRDELNVIVSYEPTQDLTAEEKDLVWRFRYYLTREKRALTKFVKSVNWRDAGEAQQAVEILPKWTEIDVDDALELLGPTFDNTTVRSYAVDRLRKADDEELLLYLLQLVQALKYEENSRGAAHDSSLANFLITRAANNFKLGSYLHWYLMVECDDTSPGTLSTQRRLFARVEYYFMAKLEQVSPEHRKTLLRQGELVAVLTKIAKDIRFARETRPLKIEKLKKYLKDPKNELVHIDPPLPLPLDPEVSVTGCFPEESNVFKSSLSPLHITFKTSEGRKYPILFKVGDDLRQDQLVIQIIILMDRLLQKENLDLKLTPYRILATNATAGAVQFIPSTSLSAVSAKYKSVLAYLQANNPDENEPLGVRKETMDTYVKSCAGYCVITYLLGVGDRHLENLLLAPDGHFFHADFGFILGRDPKPFAPMMKLCKEMVEGMGGTTSPQYLQFKQYCFTAYTTLRKSANLILNLFSLMVDANIPDIRVEPDKAVFKVKERFHLEMTEEEAIRHFEQLIGDSVNAIFGVVIDRLHEFVQGWRA comes from the exons ATGGAGGCATTCACATTTGCCGTCTCCACGCAGGTGGACTTTCCAATCCATGTCAAGAT TGGCTCTTTGGAAggaaagcagaagcagattcCACTTTCAGTCCTATACAAGCGACCGGACCTGCGACATATCGGCTCCATCCAGAACCCAACCTCTGATCTATTTGTGACGGTTCAACTATGGTCAGATTCCAAGCAACTGGGTGTACCCATGCAGACTTCGTACAAGTCTTTCAAGTCCGTTCGAGCCTGGAATGAATGGCTGCAGATGCCCATATCCATCAAGGATGCTCCTCTGAGGTGCCAACTGGCTATCACTATCTGGGATCTCTCACCATTTGGCGGCCAAGGTGCAGACGGCCACTATATACCATTCGGCGGAACAACCGTACCCTTGTTCGATGAAGACGGTAAGCTGAAGACGGGGCGGCAAAAGTGCAAAGTGTATCGACACAAAGCAGCAGATGGCTTCTCGTCGACGACTACCCCATCCACTCCACCGCCCAAGCGACGCAAGAACAATGCCTCGGACGCTCTTGGCCCTTCGGTGGATGAAATGGAACTGGAAAGAGTAGAGGTGTTGATCAAGAAACATGAGATGGGGGAGTTACCCCGAATCGACTGGATGGATCAGATGGTCTTCCGCCAActggagaagttgaagctgaacgctgaagaagctgcgaggaagaggacgatcCGTCTCAAAGCGGCCAAGAACAAAGCGCCAGAGACACCAGGCGCTGACGGAGTAAAttctgatgaggaggagatagATGACGAGAATTTTGTCCTGTATATCGAGTTCCCGCGCTTCGATCATCCGATCGTCTGGACTGACCATCAGTACCCGCCCCCTCCGGTGTCGTCGTATTCTCAAAATGCGTCGGCGAACCCTAATGCCACCCTAAAACCAGTTCCTGAAGTCCGCTTTGGACCAGGAATTGAAGGCGCCGATGGTGACGGTGTGATTCGAATCTACGACCCGGAAGTCGGCCAGACGGGTAACCCCTGTGAGGACAAACACAGAAGGTTGATTCGAAGCCATCGGACCGGCATCATGGACCGTGACCTGAAACCCAACCCTAAGATTCGCGACGAGCTTAACGTCATTGTGTCATATGAGCCCACTCAGGACCtcacagcagaagaaaaagaccTAGTCTGGCGTTTCCGATATTATCTTACTCGTGAGAAAAGGGCACTCACCAAATTTGTCAAATCGGTCAACTGGCGTGACGCCGGTGAAGCTCAGCAAGCGGTAGAGATCCTTCCTAAGTGGACGGAGattgatgttgatgatgcACTGGAGCTCCTCGGACCGACTTTCGATAATACTACTGTTCGTTCCTATGCTGTAGATAGGCTCCGAAAGGCAGACGACGAAGAGCTGCTCTTATACCTTCTGCAGCTGGTACAAGCGCTGAAGTATGAGGAAAATTCTCGGGGCGCCGCGCATGACTCGTCTTTGGCAAACTTCCTCATCACCCGAGCTGCCAACAATTTCAAGCTTGGAAGCTATCTGCATTGGTATCTCATGGTCGAATGTGACGACACTAGCCCCGGCACCCTGTCCACTCAACGCAGACTTTTTGCCCGAGTGGAATACTACTTCATGGCCAAGCTCGAGCAAGTCTCCCCAGAACACAGGAAGACACTACTGCGGCAGGGTGAGCTTGTCGCCGTACTCACGAAGATTGCCAAGGATATCCGCTTCGCTCGGGAGACGCGACCTCTGAAGATCGAAAAGTTGAAGAAGTACTTGAAAGATCCCAAGAATGAGCTCGTCCATATCGATCCTCCACTACCTCTTCCATTGGATCCAGAAGTGTCGGTAACAGGTTGCTTTCCAGAAGAATCTAATGTGTTCAAGTCCTCGTTGTCACCATTGCACATTACCTTCAAGACTTCTGAGGGACGCAAGTATCCCATTCTGTTCAAAGTCGGTGATGACCTCCGGCAAGATCAACTTGTAATCCAGATTATCATCTTGATGGACCGTCTACTGCAGAAGGAGAATCTAGACCTTAAGCTCACCCCTTACCGTATCCTCGCGACAAATGCTACGGCTGGCGCTGTGCAGTTCATACCGTCAACCTctctctccgccgtctctGCCAAGTACAAGTCAGTCCTTGCTTATCTCCAGGCAAACAACCCCGACGAGAACGAACCTCTTGGTGTCCGCAAAGAGACCATGGATACCTATGTGAAGTCCTGTGCTGGATATTGTGTCATCACCTACCTTCTCGGCGTTGGAGACAGACACTTGGAGAATCTTCTACTTGCACCAGACGGTCACTTTTTCCACGCAGATTTCGGATTCATTTTGGGTCGAGATCCCAAACCCTTCGCTCCCATGATGAAATTGTGCAAGGAAATGGTGGAAGGCATGGGTGGTACAACCTCGCCTCAATACCTCCAGTTCAAGCAGTACTGCTTCACTGCGTACACCACCCTGCGCAAATCGGCGAACCTAATACTCAATTTGTTCAGTCTGATGGTCGACGCCAACATCCCTGACATTCGTGTCGAACCGGACAAGGCTGTATTTAAAGTCAAGGAAAGGTTCCACCTCGAGATgacagaggaggaggcaATCCGGCATTTCGAGCAACTCATCGGCGACAGCGTCAATGCCATATTTGGTGTGGTCATCGATCGGCTACATGAATTTGTGCAGGGTTGGAGAGCGTAG
- a CDS encoding non-structural maintenance of chromosomes element 4 family protein — MAGIARAREAESRSSSPDSSSDKENRQNSSRPRKRDQTQTMASSGASTKRRRLAQRASNIQGSQSQVSQSQRPDKNKRYYDPDQDETERRRIRRQLRELHRELNDCRNEYMQAGNIGIRETIEKANEIFQNVKQTSDATIDSRLLVTAADLGYKKTAQFTLGDATAGIDVDEFVSKCISFMRRGPSDKDVAISNTQRRRPRPSGRSQADLDESDDETGDAMNWDWLGRAACLRHNSRPSVSGFLLGPLSVQKRSRLVTQRRARERIDPSEAVRPQDLQEKDLDRQETSNLTTMCANINKLLAETVTHGQNTVDRILSQMEEEPTEELIQEVMAKYHVADDGGVPLFHFCINPRSFGQSVENLFYVSFLVRDGTVGISADSRQLPTLHPAKPYAPSEAQRKGVQKHQAIFSLDFETWRQLIDVYDIKESIIKHRPEEPSESTGGGWYS; from the exons ATGGCAGGGATTGCGCGTGCTCGTGAGGCTGAAAGTCGATCTTCGTCACCCGATTCCTCGTCAGATAAGGAGAACCGCCAGAACTCTTCAAGACCTCGCAAGAGGGACCAGACTCAGACCATGGCATCGTCAGGCGCCAGCACGAAACGCCGCCGACTGGCTCAGCGAGCATCCAACATCCAGGGAAGCCAATCTCAGGTATCCCAGTCTCAGCGACCGGACAAGAATAAGAGGTACTACGATCCAGATCAGGATGAGACTGAGAGAAGGCGTATTCGCAGGCAACTTCGAGAGTTGCATCGAGAATTAAATG ACTGCAGGAACGAGTACATGCAAGCGGGGAATATCGGAATTCGAGAGACCATCGAAAAGGCCAATGAGATCTTCCAAAACGTCAAGCAAACCTCGGATGCGACCATCGACTCTCGCCTCCTAGTCACTGCTGCAGATCTGGGGTATAAGAAAACAGCACAATTCACCTTGGGAGACGCGACCGCGGGtatcgatgtcgacgagTTCGTCTCCAAGTGTATTTCGTTTATGCGCCGCGGCCCAAGTGATAAAGACGTCGCGATATCTAACACGCAACGCCGACGGCCCCGGCCTTCCGGCCGCAGTCAAGCAGACCTGGATGAGAGCGATGATGAGACCGGAGACGCAATGAACTGGGATTGGCTGGGGCGGGCTGCTTGCCTGCGCCATAACTCCCGGCCTTCAGTTTCTGGTTTTCTTCTCGGGCCGTTGTCGGTACAGAAGCGTAGTCGTCTAGTGACACAACGACGAGCGAGGGAACGCATTGACCCATCGGAGGCGGTTCGACCACAGGATCTCCAGGAGAAGGACCTCGACAGGCAGGAGACGTCGAACCTCACGACCATGTGCGCCAATATAAACAAATTGCTTGCGGAAACGGTAACTCATGGCCAGAATACTGTGGATAGAATACTCTCacagatggaggaggagcctACGGAGGAGCTTATCCAGGAAGTCATGGCCAAATATCATGTTGCCGATGACGGAGGAGTGCCTCTTTTTCACTTTTGCATAAACCCAAGGTCGTTTGGGCAAAGTGTGGAGAATTTGTTCTATGTCAGCTTCTTGGTACGAGATGGGACTGTCGGAATATCAGCCGACAGTCGGCAGTTACCCACTCTAC ACCCCGCGAAACCGTATGCCCCGAGTGAGGCCCAGAGAAAGGGAGTCCAGAAACACCAGGCTATCTTTAGTCTCGATTTTGAAACGTGGCGCCAGCTCATTGATGTATATGATATCAAGGAGTCTATAATCAAGCACCGCCCCGAAGAGCCGTCAGAGTCGACGGGTGGTGGTTGGTACAGTTGA
- a CDS encoding tRNA threonylcarbamoyladenosine dehydratase, which produces MSSWLQRQVGQQQAQLAVTAVVSGAAVAGAILGYQALRRKEAVQQLKASIPPIDERHHAEKLTEYGTAASSTHLNKEDERSAALARRAQEGDYDDDLILEQLARNRVFLTDEGLAKLRSSFIIVVGCGGVGSHAVASLARSGVAKIRLIDFDQVTLSSLNRHALATLADVGTPKVHCIRKRLGQIVPWVKFDCRNELFGGSAAADLLAPWSWDDSDKGRKPDYVLDCIDNITSKVELLHYCHSNSIPVISSMGAGCKSDPTRIMVGDISLSTDDPLSRSTRRRLKLLGVNSGIPVVFSTEKPGPGKASLLPLAEEEFAKGQVGELGVLPDFRVRILPVLGTMPAVFGYTVANHVICDISGYPNDYNVGGKGREKLYDSIIASLQGLHERLARAEAGQDLIGLRIPISKDDVGYLVEEIWRGRSAISNLTNRLILVPWQRPARGFLPDPEWEKEGQKFIPIDLKNLVCMTKEEGARHEREVLRGGKDVTEVYDPKVLEKVKWHMAEVEVQEKFR; this is translated from the exons ATGTCCTCGTGGCTCCAGCGCCAGGttggccagcagcaggctcagctTGCAGTCACTGCTGTGGTCTCTGGGGCTGCCGTTGCCGGCGCAATCTTAGGCTACCAAGCtttgagaaggaaagaagctgTGCAGCAACTCAAAGCTTCAATCCCTCCAATTGACGAAAGGCATCATGCAGAAAAG CTCACAGAGTACGGTACAGCGGCATCATCAACGCACTTGAATAAAGAGGACGAGCGCAGCGCGGCTCTTGCGCGAAGAGCGCAAGAGGGTGACTATGATGACG ATCTTATACTCGAACAACTCGCCCGCAACCGCGTATTTCTTACCGACGAAGGCCTAGCGAAACTCCgctcatcattcatcattgttgttggGTGTGGTGGTGTGGGCTCTCATGCTGTCGCATCGCTTGCCCGTTCGGGTGTCGCAAAGATTCGCCTGATTGACTTCGACCAAGTAACACTGTCCTCTTTGAATAGACATGCTCTCGCTACTCTCGCCGATGTGGGCACACCCAAGGTACATTGCATCAGGAAGAGACTGGGACAGATTGTCCCTTGGGTCAAGTTTGACTGTAGGAACGAACTCTTTGGTGGATCCGCTGCTGCAGATCTACTTGCTCCGTGGTCCTGGGATGACAGTGATAAGGGACGGAAGCCAGACTACGTGCTTGACTGCATCGACAATATTACATCAAAAGTTGAACTGCTGCACTATTGTCATTCCAACTCTATCCCCGTGATATCGTCAATGGGAGCAGGATGCAAATCCGATCCCACACGCATTATGGTCGGCGATATCTCACTGAGTACCGATGACCCTCTGTCGCGCAGCACTCGACGACGCCTTAAGCTCCTGGGGGTCAACTCGGGCATTCCTGTCGTGTTCTCGACAGAGAAGCCCGGTCCTGGAAAGGCTAGTCTTTTACcacttgctgaagaagaattcGCCAAAGGGCAGGTTGGTGAGCTCGGCGTGCTGCCCGACTTTCGAGTTCGCATTCTCCCCGTGTTGGGGACCATGCCTGCTGTTTTCGGATACACGGTTGCCAATCATGTCATCTGTGATATCTCAGGCTATCCTAATGATTACAATGTCGGCGGAAAAGGCCGGGAAAAGCTCTATGATAGCATAATCGCGTCCCTACAGGGATTGCATGAAAGATTGGCTCGGGCTGAAGCAGGGCAGGATCTTATTGGGCTTCGTATTCCTATCAGCAAAGATGATGTTGGATACCTCGTGGAGGAGATCTGGAGGGGTAGGAGTGCTATTAGCAACCTGACTAACCGGTTGATACTGGTGCCTTGGCAACGACCGGCTCGGGGCTTCTTGCCCGACCCAGAGTGGGAAAAGGAGGGCCAAAAGTTCATTCCGATTGATTTGAAGAATCTCGTTTgcatgaccaaggaggagggAGCTCGCCATGAGCGGGAGGTCCtccgaggaggaaaggaTGTGACAGAGGTATATGACCCGAAGGTCTTGGAAAAGGTTAAGTGGCATATGGCAGAAGTAGAAGTTCAGGAGAAATTCCGTTAA
- a CDS encoding MARVEL domain-containing protein, with protein MPVISRLVSIVLRVAEIAFAAVVAGVIGYYLHQFSDIDAWPQARWIYTEVVAGLSILLGLIWLIPFSSGFFSWPFDVVISFAWFAAFGILVDAIHKLNCGSIWHWHFNTYSTNSCGRWKAAEAFSFLSAIVWLASALVGIWFTFRVRGANADGYYGRRRFGRSAV; from the exons ATGCCTGTCATTTCGCGTCTAGTTTCCATTGTCCTCCGTGTCGCAGAAATTGCCTTTGCTGCG GTCGTCGCGGGCGTTATCGGCTACTATCTGCATCAGTTCTCGGATATTGATGCATGGCCACAAGCACGGTGGATCTATACTGAAGTCGTTGCCGGCCTATCCATACTACTCGGTCTAATATGGCTGATACCTTTCTCGTctggcttcttctcttggccAT TTGATGTTGTCATTTCTTTCGCTTGGTTCGCCGCTTTCGGCATTCTCGTCGATGCCATCCACAAGTTGAACTGCGGCAGTATCTGGCACTGGCATTTTAACACCTACAGCACCAACTCCTGTGGTCGTTGGAAAGCCGCCGAAGCATTCAGCTTCCTCTCCGCCATCGTGTGGCTCGCCTCCGCTCTTGTG GGCATCTGGTTCACCTTCCGCGTCAGGGGCGCCAACGCTGATGGTTATTA TGGCCGTCGTCGTTTTGGACGCTCCGCCGTCTAG
- a CDS encoding putative serine/threonine-protein phosphatase, whose translation MPGDSPPMAAYADRESLEISEAYSDDEFPPSPPSYSYRLNRYTRPLITYVRNGWQTSAKYTSLSLSPDGTDSPRWVQMIMSIVTAPRFRRYAIIYLVLLVSCLSGWMFVLSPRLEEHEALLHSLDPATKDDVGGWFGTNSLPRFDSITQLRDLNASLLPAVKAQTDGQPSSRRLIFVGDVHGCKDELELLLDEVSFDHERDHLIFAGDMINKGPDSLGVVDLVRKYNASCVRGNHEDRVLLLRHDMEASNTLSPDSDDGISPDLFFGLKKEERALARQLSNEQVQWLDACPVILNVGQIPEMGQVVVVHGGLVPGVELDKQDPSSVMNMLTIDLDTHVPSSTRHGTQWTKLFNKHQSLLYSSLKSSMPDPESQVMTVIYGHDSKNSLSLKTYTKGLDSGCVKGGKLTAMVVEDGGKQSIVQVRCRDRRKE comes from the exons ATGCCTGGCGACTCTCCGCCTATGGCGGCTTACGCAGATAGGGAGAGCCTAGAGATCTCCGAAGCCTACTCAGATGATGAATTCCCACCGTCGCCGCCAAGCTACTCTTACAGATTGAACAGGTACACTCGCCCGCTCATTACTTACGTGCGCAACGGATGGCAAACGAGCGCCAAATACacctccctttccctttcccccGACGGGACCGACTCCCCGCGATGGGTGCAGATGATCATGTCTATTGTGACGGCGCCGCGTTTTCGCCGATACGCAATTATATACCTGGTGCTCCTGGTGTCTTGTCTGTCGGGGTGGATGTTTGTACTCTCGCCGCGGCTGGAGGAACACGAGGCGCTTCTACACTCGTTGGACCCGGCGACCAAGGACGACGTGGGGGGTTGGTTTGGTACGAATTCACTGCCGAGATTCGATAGTATTACGCAATTGAGGGATCTGAATGCTTCGTTGTTGCCTGCGGTAAAGGCGCAGACGGACGGACAACCTAGCTCGCGGAGGCTGATTTTCGTCGGGGATGTGCATGGCTGCAAGGATGAGC TGGAACTCCTTCTTGACGAAGTCTCCTTTGACCACGAGCGCGACCACCTCATCTTCGCTGGCGACATGATCAACAAGGGTCCTGACAGCCTCGGGGTCGTCGACCTGGTCCGCAAGTACAACGCCTCCTGTGTCCGGGGAAATCACGAAGACCgggtgctgctgctccgCCACGACATGGAGGCATCAAATACTCTCTCGCCGGACTCGGACGACGGCATCAGCCCAGACCTTTTCTTCGGGCTGAAAAAGGAGGAGCGCGCGCTCGCGCGGCAGTTGTCCAACGAGCAGGTGCAGTGGCTTGACGCTTGCCCCGTCATTCTGAACGTGGGCCAGATCCCGGAAATGGGACAGGTGGTCGTTGTGCATGGGGGCTTGGTGCCGGGCGTGGAGCTGGACAAGCAGGATCCCTCGAGCGTGATGAACATGCTGACCATCGATCTGGATACGCATGTACCTAGTTCGACACGACACGGGACGCAGTGGACCAAG CTGTTCAATAAACATCAGTCCTTGCTGTACTCTAGTCTGAAGAGTTCCATGCCGGACCCAGAGTCGCAGGTTATGACTGTGATTTATGGCCATGATTCGAAAAACTCCCTGTCCCTCAAGACGTATACCAAGGGCCTGGACTCTGGGTGCGTCAAGGGTGGAAAGTTGACGGCTATGGTTGTCGAAGACgggggaaagcagagcaTCGTCCAGGTGAGATGTCGCGATCGTCGGAAGGAGTAA
- a CDS encoding LCCL domain-containing protein produces the protein MLSGEESSSISSSGNSSPYEKLPRETQEYPLEILHHESFEASHFVPVARGSADSARAGQEHCTREPLLPVYEHQQQNRTPPRRFSCSVSAIWSWVLGPSPPHIYQIRPLLPRWQTAPGRLVERFFPRTISKVLLLLSCLAFWGVVFIASLQPAIAGSDVTGYGQPVKLSCHSRLWSNATNCGLDGDACRPFDDGAFAFRCPATCSAAMLLEPYFIGPQEINYRTLVIGGELGGGNGSDYGVYRGDSAICPAALHAGLISDAKGGCGVLRRTGEQSNFLSSERNGISSIAFPSNFPLSFTFDGKKSTDDGGLDCQDIRWSLFAFSVVVSALLSLSITSPAAFYASMFFIVYFQVALSSDPPYSPNYYELISIALGRFLPCAFVGFALYYFCVRHTLKDLDAHWDKTMLWLGPCWVGALNTDTFDKIPISRLTPHDIQQQPGAVPALIIIVAILCGIVITQAIAFRNEGRLPKMLAIYGVLTAIVLALLVVPHMNLRIHHYILSLLFLPGTTLQTRPSLLYSGLLVGLFINGIARWGFDSILQTPAALLDGAQLGSALPQISTPLVVSAQEIVFTFLKNLTSAADGISVLVNDVERFRAFRSGDGSVESFNWTRRRAEEPEYFRFGYIKLNALGGLWYEDFTKPVVWDVDGSWNRSAPT, from the exons ATGCTATCAGGCGAGGAgtcctcctcgatctcgagcTCTGGAAATTCATCTCCCTACGAGAAACTCCCTCGTGAAACCCAGGAGTACCCACTAGAGATTCTCCACCATGAAAGTTTCGAGGCCAGCCACTTTGTGCCGGTAGCTCGCGGGAGCGCCGATTCGGCACGAGCCGGTCAGGAACACTGCACGAGGGAGCCACTCTTGCCAGTCTACGAGCATCAACAACAAAATCGCACACCTCCAAGGCGATTTTCGTGTTCCGTATCTGCCATCTGGTCATGGGTACTGGGGCCTTCGCCCCCTCACATATATCAGATCAGACCTTTGCTGCCCCGCTGGCAGACGGCGCCGGGCCGTTTAGTAGAGAGATTCTTTCCCAGGACTATCAGCAAGGTCTTGCTGCTTTTGTCTTGCCTGGCTTTCTGGGGAGTGGTTTTCATAGCATCGCTACAACCTGCAATTGCCGGCTCGGATGTAACGGGTTACGGGCAGCCCGTTAAGTTATCCTGTCACAGTCGACTATG GTCAAATGCGACCAACTGTGGTCTAGACGGTGACGCATGCCGTCCGTTTGATGACGGCGCCTTTGCGTTCCGCTGCCCTGCGACTTGTTCGGCTGCAATGCTTCTCGAACCATACTTCATTGGCCCGCAGGAGATCAATTACCGGACTCTGGTCATCGGTGGGGAGCTCGGCGGTGGAAATGGCAGCGACTACGGTGTGTATCGCGGGGACTCTGCCATTTGTCCTGCTGCGCTACATGCGGGACTCATTAGTGATGCCAAAGGCGGCTGCGGGGTCCTCCGTCGGACGGGCGAACAGTCCAACTTTCTATCTTCAGAGAGGAACGGTATCTCAAGCATTGCATTTCCTTCCAATTTTCCTTTGTCCTTCACTTTTGATGGGAAAAAGTCCACAGACGACGGGGGTCTTGACTGCCAGGACATCCGTTGGTCGCTGTTCGCCTTCTCCGTGGTAGTCTCAGCATTGCTCTCACTTTCCATCACGTCGCCAGCTGCATTCTACGCTTCGATGTTCTTCATCGTCTACTTCCAAGTTGCGCTTTCGTCCGATCCACCCTATTCTCCGAACTACTACGAgctcatctccatcgccCTAGGCAGATTCCTCCCTTGCGCTTTTGTCGGCTTCGCCTTGTACTATTTCTGCGTCAGGCACACCCTAAAAGATCTAGATGCCCACTGGGATAAGACCATGCTCTGGCTGGGGCCTTGCTGGGTTGGCGCCCTCAACACCGACACCTTCGACAAGATCCCCATATCCCGCCTCACACCCCACGATATCCAACAGCAGCCCGGCGCCGTACCAGCCCTaatcatcatcgtcgccatcctaTGCGGTATCGTCATCACCCAGGCCATCGCCTTTCGCAACGAAGGCCGTCTGCCAAAAATGCTTGCCATCTACGGCGTCCTGACCGCCATCGTTCTCGCGCTCCTAGTTGTGCCACACATGAACCTCCGCATCCACCACTACATCCTCAGCTTGCTCTTTCTCCCCGGGACGACCTTGCAGACGCGGCCAAGTCTGTTGTATTCGGGACTCCTGGTGGGATTGTTCATCAACGGAATCGCCCGCTGGGGGTTCGATAGTATTCTCCAGACGCCTGCCGCGTTGCTCGACGGCGCGCAGCTGGGAAGTGCGCTTCCGCAGATCTCCACGCCTCTGGTTGTATCTGCGCAGGAGATCGTCTTCACTTTCCTGAAGAATTTGACTTCCGCGGCGGATGGCATCAGTGTGCTTGTCAATGACGTGGAGAGGTTCCGTGCTTTCCGGTCAGGGGATGGGTCAGTAGAATCCTTCAATTGGACGAGACGGCGGGCAGAAGAACCTGAATATTTCCGCTTCGGGTATATAAAATTGAATGCGTTGGGTGGACTGTGGTATGAAGATTTTACAAAGCCAGTCGTTTGGGACGTTGATGGGAGTTGGAATCGCTCGGCTCCGACTTAG
- a CDS encoding putative GTPase MTG1 — protein sequence MAAKFIPRQAFPSYASIPRSYYLGHHKAGLKKMQNMLSSIDYVIECRDYRVPITSINPMFEEALGKTRRLVVYTKRDLGAEPRSSAQRTAEKIIKKFDSSSAVFFVSSSSRADVSSILAHLRNDAEGPDKLVGCRVMVVGMPNVGKSTLINNLRNQGVKRAKAVQTGGQPGITRKIGTPVKIIERDNGAHVYVLDTPGVFMPYVPDAEKMLKLALCGCVKDSVISPVTLADYLLYHINLHNPGQYERWSQPTNEISPLLDSFARQTGLLAKGGIPNIDLAALHLIQKWRSGELGRFMLDDLQAEQRRIDEGIENDVGISISQALKAERMSRKQPASNS from the exons ATGGCAGCCAAATTCATTCCAAGGCAGGCATTTCCCAGCTATGCCTCCATTCCAAGATCGTATTATCTTGGCCATCACAAAGCCggtttgaagaagatgcagaacATGCTATCTTCTATTGACTATGTTATTGAATGCCGTGACTACAGAGTACCCATAACGTCTATCAACCCTATGTTTGAAGAGGCTTTGGGAAAGACAAGGCGGTTAGTAGTTTACACCAAGAGGGACCTGGGTGCGGAACCTCGATCATCTGCGCAGCGAACG GCCGAAAAAATTATTAAGAAGTTTGATTCGAGTAGTGCTGTGTTTTTTGTCAGCTCCTCTTCCCGAGCGGATGTCAGCTCGATTCTGGCGCATTTGCGAAATGATGCTGAAGGACCTGATAAGCTCGTCGGCTGTCGCGTGATGGTTGTTGGAATGCCAAATGTCGGCAAGTCCACCCTGATCAACAATCTGCGCAACCAAGGCGTAAAAAGAGCCAAGGCCGTGCAGACAGGTGGCCAGCCTGGTATTACACGGAAGATTGGGACACCAGTTAAAATCATTGAGCGAGACAATGGAGCTCATGTTTATGTTTTGGACACTCCAGGGGTTTTCATGCCCTATGTGCCGGATGCGGAGAAAATGCTGAAGTTAGCTCTCTGTGGTTGCGTGAAAGATTCAGTTATTTCACCAGTCACATTGGCGGACTATCTTTTATATCATATTAATCTGCATAACCCGGGGCAGTACGAGCGCTGGTCCCAGCCCACAAACGAGATATCGCCTCTCCTGGACAGTTTTGCTCGGCAAACTGGTCTCCTCGCTAAAGGGGGTATTCCTAACATCGATCTTGCCGCACTCCATCTCATTCAAAAGTGGCGATCTGGAGAATTAGGACGTTTCATGCTTGATGACCTACAAGCAGAGCAGCGCCGTATCGACGAAGGAATCGAGAACGACGTGGGTATCAGCATATCCCAGGCCTTGAAGGCCGAGCGAATGTCGAGAAAACAGCCTGCCTCTAATTCTTAA